In the Triplophysa dalaica isolate WHDGS20190420 chromosome 8, ASM1584641v1, whole genome shotgun sequence genome, GAGAGAATTGAAGGTAAGATTTCACAGTATATCACAAATGGGCATGTAGCATGTTAAGTTAATTTCAAAACCATTTTAGTGAGGCTGCTGGTTTTTATATCAAGTACTCCGTCTGCAATGTTCAGACTTTACTAGGACATCCCTCCCCCATTTCGGTTGAAGAGAGAGCTATCATAGTGGTGTGAAATGAACACGGTGTCCACATTAGCTGCATTTGTGTCTGGAATTTCTCGTCTGCTCGCTCGTGCACCTCTGGGCAAACTCTAATCCTCATAATTTTCCCCCCTGACAGGGAAGATAAAGCAAGAGTCATCTGTGTTTCGTGACGGCCCACCGTACCAGCGCCGTGGCTCCCTCCAACTTTGGCAGTTTCTAGTCACGCTCCTGGATGATCCCGCCAATGGCCATTTCATTGCCTGGACGGGACGTGGAATGGAGTTTAAACTTATAGAGCCAGAGGAGGTCAGCTATTCTTACGTTTACTTTATTCATTCGCGTACTTGGTAAATCCAACATGCTGAAATGAATTTTCTCCTCCGCTTTTTTCAGGTGGCTCGACGCTGGGGCATCCAGAAGAACAGGCCGGCCATGAACTACGACAAGCTGAGTCGCTCCTTGCGTTACTATTACGAAAAAGGAATAATGCAGAAGGTAAAGGCAGGTTCACCTTTGGTTCACTCTATACTGAAATCATAAATATTGGTCTAGTTGTCCTTCCAAGCTTAACATCTGCTATTTGTTGTTTTCAGGTGGCTGGTGAGAGGTACGTATACAAATTTGTGTGTGATCCCGAGGCCCTCTTCTCCATGGCATTCCCAGACAACCAGAGGCCCAACATTAAAGCAGATCCCGACAGCCTCGCCGGCGTGGATGAGGACACACTTCCGTTGACGCACTATGATGATGGGGCTTCGTACCTGTTAGATGGTGGGGAGCAGTGCGTCGCCGGGATGCCTTTTCCTGACGGTTACGTGTACTGAACTGTTGATCTGACTGAAACACATTTGTCCCTGTTGCCTCAACTCCTGAACTGCCCACTTCCAGATTAACCCTCCCTAACATATAAAAGAATGAGGAGATATCTGCAAGACAATTTAAGAACCCGAGAAGGTTTCGAGGAAATGAGCAAAGACAGTATCCAGCTCTTAAACCTTCCTCATTGCAAACGGTCAATGCTGTGAGACGAAACGGTTGAGCTGGAGCAGGACGGTGCTCGAAAGACTAACAAATCTCACTGCAAGAATTGTAGCAATTCTGTTTTTGACAATCCGCTTTATAAAGACAATTGGTAACAAATTATTAAGAGACATGTAAAGATATCCCTTCAATGCAGCACTATTTAATAGTTGCCTTTTTGGTCCCAACTTCATTTTATGTTTCCTCCGAACCATGTAGACAAGAAGTCAAAAGGGCTTTATTTTGCAAGGAGGATAAAAACCAACCCATTTATTTCTTGTTAAGACTATAGAAAGCTGGCTTTTATACGTTTTGTTTAAACGTGGACAGCTTAAATGATGCTGAGGATTCCTACagatcaatgttttattttttgtatcgTTGGTTCTGAATTCTTTGTCAAGTGTTGTTTtgtattaactttttttgttttgtgcttgttAACCCAAGAGTTGATGTAAAGTTCAACCAGAGGCACTCTTAAGTATATTTAGCCAACTTCACAGGACTGTTAACCAATTGttaattatatttctttatgaCTATAGCTAATTCTTTTGGTTTAGCTTCCCAAAATGCCAAATTTTAAATGTAGAGTTAATATTATTTTCTCAGTTGACAACATTCAAACGGGATGCACTAGTCCAGAATTTCAGGAGAGCAGGATTATCAGGGCCTTGCATGCaataaggtaaaaaaatacattttcaagttgACAAAAGACCACTGCTTCCTTTTGCATGATGTACTCAGCTGTCCAATAACATATCGCTTTATGCTGGACAAAGAAGAAATTGTGGGGTTTCTGCATTTGtattctctcttttctttctttttttggaaagatgaacttatatatttttgcaaagTCTGCATTTATTTGAGTTTATTGTATAAGCTGTATAGTTCTGCCTGTAACAGATTCTctatgtatgttttaaatggaTCCCTGTGTGGCAGTGAATGCACACCGCTGGTTACCGGACACCCTTTCCTGGTGGTTTCTAGAGCAGTGCCTTTAAATGAGAGGTGCCGCTTATACATGAACAGTTTGCTCATTGAATGAGGGGCTTGTCTCAACCGCCACCACAGAAAGGTTGTCTGCACTTGTACAGGCTTAACCTTGTCCCCTCACAATGTGTACCTTACACTGCTGAGTTTATAATCTGTACTGGGTACAATAAACTGTCCATTCTGTTTCATTTGCACTCTGGCAATTCCTCTTTGTCATCAACTGTGTCACAATGGGTAACCTACTCCTGTGGAGCACACTGTTTCAAGTTATCTATACTGATTCATTTGAAAAGAATCATTTTCATATGTTTGAGATATAAGGCCGTTCCTAGATAAGCCTGGAGGTAATGGGCTGGCAATTGCTTTCTTGCTCTGAATCTGAAACTCGCTATTGATCAGTCTCTGTTCAGTTAAAGGCTTTTGCTGTCCCTAGGGCTACAGTGGCCATTCATCAGGGCTTTAGCTGGTTAGTTAATGTGTGTCTGCTCATAGTCATGCTTCTATATATGATTATTTAATAACTTCTCAGCTTTGGATGCATGAGCAGTCTGTGTGAGCCTGTGTGTCAAAAACATGCACAAccttaattatttattcaagCTTCAAGCTTCATAAATTAAGTGTTGTCTTTTGGATAAGATTGTTTAAATTCAATAACTACAAATGCCTACACTGATGTCTAGTTGCAGTGCATTGGCATCTAATGCACTTTTCAGCCACGTTTTTGGATGGTTGTAGATTTCCGGGTCTCTGCTAGTTTTGCTTCAGGACCAAGATAGAACGTCAAGTGGCGACCTAGTAAAGTAGcaacatttttgagtgaaaaaaaaatgctcttAAATGAAATtggaaattaaaatgaaatgtattattatcaTGATGGACTGTAATCAATAGTACGGTTATTAAGGCTGAATCAAACAATtagttgttttaatttttaaatccattacattttacattgaattttaattttgaaacacattttaaaaacaaaggctGTTTATCGCTGGAGCTTAACCCATATGAAATATGCTTCATAATGGGTCAAATTTGATTTTGCTTTGCagaatttcatttgttttgagtaTATCGTTTCGTGTTGGCGtcagttttctattttaaaagagtaaaaatgtgtgaaaataaagcATGCACATTTTTGAGAGAACATACTTTAtaagatttctgtgaattaaaatgtgcaaaccagaagcaataataatattttttcatatttatttttcataattgcCCGACTAcgtatgccattttattgttgaaGAAACCCAAACCTTAAAACTAGTTTAAGGAGTAGCTCACTTCAACATTTGCCCGCATTAAATTTCCCTAGTAATTtgtattcctactatggaaagtcaatgggggaaatTTAGAAGTGACCTACTCCTTTAAGACCAATATGATTCCAGTAGCCAAAAACAGAGATGTTATTGCTGTTCACCATGGCAACACCCCCTACCCCATCTGCTCCAGGAAGCTACTTAACCTTTGAACCCTCCTACTTCCTGTAAATAACTCTGCAGTCAACACAACgattttatttctagtttattTTATACTATATAACTTACTAATGTAACGGGGAGGAACAGCATATTGCTCTCATGCAAAGTTAATGGGGAGTTCCATCAACATATATTTTGCAGTGTGGTCTCCTAATGACTTTGTTTTAGTGAAGTATTGATTTCACTTAGCAAATCCGACAGCTAATGCACACCATTTGCTTTGAGCACATCTTTTAGTACAATGGAGGAAGCTAGAGCTGAGGATGGGCTGTGACGTGACCTAAATCACCATTAACCGCTGTTTATTTTCCCTTGTAAGCAGCTGTCATACTGAAGAcatgaaaaacatcattttaatagTTCGATTGATTTTGCTTTGTTTCACTTTAACATAATTGCCTTTGttattacactgtaaaaatcccAAACTGGCAACGAGCGAGTTATTAATCGTGCTATGTGTTCCCTCTAGTGGCCATACTTGTAACTACTTCAACGAAACCGGTCGGTTTAACGGTCGGTGGGTGTGATCAAGTCGTCCAACTGTTAAAATATGAACTAACAACTATCTAAGGAGAGCACAAAGGTACATGTCAATACAGTTTTTACTTATCAAAATGTAGTTGGCTGTTACAGAAGTTACCTGTAAATAAACACCCTTAATGATTTAGTAAACGGTTTACTTTTCTGTAAGGACTTCGCACCAGTAACTGCGTTGTGTACTACAGCTACTAGGGTTGTTACGGTAACATGAACATATCTTAAGATACTATACCGTATTAAATATCACGATGCATAGTAGTATTGCGATGCTGTGTCATGTTCATAATTCAAATCtacaaaatatatcaaaatttCTTAATACACAGATCTTAATGAAACATGTTGTATTTAGTGAACCGTATCACACTGcacaatacaatatttgtagGATTAACTGTAGCAATTGAATGAGTTTGAGcaaatactttaatatttatcgtggtaagatttaaaaacaatagtGTCTGGTAGTTTTAGAAACGTTCACTGTTGTAACcactaaaaaaatgtaacattggAACTAATTCAATTATTGTGCGACAAATTGCATCATACTGcacaatacaatatttgtagGATTAACTGTAGCAATTGGATGAGTTtgagcaaatactgtagtatactttaatatttgctTAATGcttataaaggaaaatgttatgCTTATTTTTAATGCGGCCAGTAGGTGGCGGCATTTTTTGTGTCAGTGAATCATTCAACCAACTCGTTCGAAACACCTTATTCATTTAAGAACGAATCAAGTGTCTTGATGAACGACTCACTGAATCATTATCTCGTCCTAAACACGGATTCATTAGGAGAGAAACACCGTTGAAAGTGTTCAAAATAATAAGCGTAAATGCGCATATGCAACAGCAGTTACGGAACtaccgtttaaaaaaaaaagagcggCAAAGCTTTAGCATCGCGATGCTACCGTAGCACCGGTACACTGTGCAAGTGCAACCCTACTTGCTACTAGTATAGTTCATAATTGAACAAAAGCATCATTACCCAGCGACACGCCTATTCAGCTGAATGCTACGCATGAGGTGCAGACGCGTTCAGAGCTGTTCTAATACCGATATTCTAGCTGTTATCTACGTTTTTTTCAAGTGTTATCGTGTGAGTTTTAAAACATGTGGTTACCTGTCGTCGTACCGTATGTTTTTGAACCATATTCAAACATATACGACAACCGTTCTGGCAGAGCGGGAACTCCGATGAATCCCTTCGACCAGCGTGTATGTCGCGCGGTGAACGAAACAGTTGGTAAGTTgacaaaccaaaccaaacaaacaatgtGTTCAGTCAGAGCCGCATTACAGGATATTATCCAAAAACAATGAACCAGTCATCCTTGATTGGCGGGacagcataaaaaaacatttaaaacatttgactatttcagttatttaaatTGAGCCGCACGTCTACACAACAGAGAGTCACGTCACATCACACGCACACTTCCggacatttatgtaatttatctTTTGCCGCTATATCCTGTAATATTTGTATCTAGCCTAGCGCGCTTCATTTGAACCCTTTCCGCTCCGCGCGGAGCTTTCTCCCGCTAAGCGAGCAGCAGACACGTGCTTATTTTGACAACAGAATTGCAGACACGCAGAGCAGGTAATTGACACACAACACTAAAAAAACACAGCTATTGTAAAGTACTTGTATCTGTCAGCCTGTTAACTGTTTGCTATATGTGATACTTTAGGacaattaagtttttatatacatttaactTTAGCATTATTGttcagcatgtaaacatttgttgtgTAAACCCAGGCTGAAGTAATTATTAGATAAAAAGCATCAAAGATTAATTTCACCAAGATTTCCatctttaaaatggcattatgcagtcaatattgaagatgttgttatattttcacagaatattctgtaggatgattttatgtagaaaacagtaaaaaaagacATGCCGGTTTTAACAAGTAGGTATTTTATAACGTTCTAATTGGGAAATTGTTTAACTATTGAAGTAGTTATGgtatgaatggcatggaaaggctTATTAAGTTAGTACATTTGTTTTCCGTTTGTGATGAGAGCATTTTCATTCACTACATTTGCTGTTTGTATCTTGtcagtagttttttttatttacaaatttaaatgatCAGACTTCTATTAATATGGCATTCCCCTATAAAGTCACAGAGCCtacaatacaaacatacattcAGTAGCATACATACGTGCTGTgtggatataaaaaaaaatattatctatATACCCAAATGGGgtaaatttattaaatatttatttatttaagaaaaagacCGGACCTTTAGGAACTTAAATTGAATACCCCTTATTACACAGTTTAATGTGGATATTAGTTAAGGGCTCAATTTATCTAACTTTTAGTTTTGACATATAGGCTATATTAAACCAGTCATGACGGATGACTccgcaaatatgcaaataataacGCTAGCCCAGGTTAAAACATCTAACCCAAGTATTACTTTTACCTTGGTTTAACTATTTAAAGTGTGAAAGTCCCTAAAGATTATTAAACATCTTGCACCAATCCACCACCTTAACACATTTGTGTAACTAGCAATGTAAAGATGGAGTTTAcgaactgtttgttttgatggTTTTTCACTCAGTTTCGCTGAATTTCTTGCACGCTTTCCAAGGATTTAGAAATGACCCACCATATGCAGAGGATGAAAGGAAACTAAAGGTCAAGAGGTAAACTAATTGTTATACAACCTGACTTCCTTACATCTTACTAAACAAGCTTAATAATCGATATAACATATGAAATTTAGATTTATTGATGTGAGAATAAAAAACTCAGACCGATGTCCTCTTGTCATGTATACACcacttcagaaaatgtaaacaatgctaGGCCAGCGCTGGTCCGCGGAAGACCTCCCTGTTTCAGTTTTAACACTAAACAAAGTTTCTGAATACAaccaaaatacaaccaacataatatttataaccaaattaaaatgtttaacgaATATCTTTAAGATTGAATGATATATGCAAGTTTAAAGAAAGAAACCGGAAGAGCTTCATAAGTTGAACCAGTGTTTCTATCTCCCGAAGTGGTTTATCATGATTTCAGGGAGTTCATTCTTTGTTTCCTAGATCGGGGTAGTCTGtaatttatttgactttttctacagtataatgtataatttagtttaaatatagttatatagtttagtttatattatatatccTTATATAATGGTATAAGCTCACTATACCTTGTTACTCTGACCAAAGCAATTGTCCCTGTCATGCTGTAGCTCATTATTCAATCTTGTCCGGGTCTATCATTCTCTGGAACTTACTGATCCAAAGTTGCTCGGATGGTATCTTTCTTTACCAGTGGATGACAGGACACTAGTACAACGTAAGgacaaaacatgttaaatgtaaaaaaaaaaaatgatacatttgtgGTCAAGAAGTATAATTCTCTTGTCTCGTTGTAAATTGTGCTTTTTCATCTACAGAAGAGGGAGGGCTTCTCCAGTTTATACAAAGACACCCTAATCTCGAAGTAGCCAGAAAGTGGGTTTATGTGAAACGTGAGTATTCTTTTACTGAAATTTTGATAGTGACCTTATTGTGATTGAATGTTACTTTTGCCAGTTCATACAGAATGTATTCTTAACCCGGCATTTATATagatatgtatgtatttataacgCACAGAAAAATTCAGAGGAAACTACAGTCCCCATCCAACAACCATGTCATCAAACCACAAGTAGGATCTTAATTTTGAGCATCATGCTTTTTAATGCACAATTTTAAAATGGCACTCATTTATATCATTAATGATAACCTCGGTCTGTTTTGCTTTGTGGCTGTGTTTTAGGTCATGGTATCCAACATTATCTGATGTATCACAGTGTCAAAACTGTGGGTACTCTTTTCAGTGTGGTACTAAGAAATGTTATCGTTGCGGCGTACATGTTCAAATTTCAGCGCAAGAAGACTCCATCTTAGGTGAGATGTGTTCTGCTTTTGCCATAAACTTCAACATCACTAGCAACTAGTACACTAATATATTTTCTGGTTTAGAAAACGAGAATGACCTTGAGCTTCTACCGAGTAACGTGAGGGAAGAGCTGAATATCATAACTTCTAAAAATGAAACCAGCCAGCAGAGTTATGGCAGCTTCAGTAATGGATCATGTAATGCACAAGCCCAGTGCTTGTCTGAACTGTGGGAGGAAGTAGAAAAAAGGGAGGACATCAAGCACTTCCATGACCTAACATCCCAAGCAAACCACTCTCTCGATATGGAGTTGGATATGCAGTGTCATGCTCAGAGAGTTAACAATTTCCAGAATGACCAAGACCGATTGGATGAGGAATCGGAGGCTGGAGAAAATTTCTGTGATGCTGATCAGGAAACCAAGCCAGAATACTACAGTTTCAGTAGCACAAGCTTAAATCACACAGAGTGGAGTGATGGCAGCCAGCATATGGAGTCAGGCTTTAATGATTCCATCATGGCAACTAAAGGAAGTACAGAACTGTCAGATGTACACTCAGAAACCACCATGGCCAGTGCTGTGGATTCTTTCTCCCGTCTCGGCCAATCTTTTGAGCTGGCCAATGAACCAGGAGACCATGTTGAATACCTTCTAAATAAGGAACCACCAAGATCTTTTGTGAACCAAATAGTTGACGCCTGTGGGGATTTCAGAGCCTGTTTCACATCTACACGTGCAACAGAGGTTTGTCAGAACTTGCAGACGAAAGCCTGTCAAAGCGTTGCCACTGATACAGACTCACTACCTGTTAGCAGTAAAAAAGATACACATGTGGCAACATCGACATCTGACAAGAGCATCGTAACTGAGGTCTACATGGCTGACTTGGAATTTCTTACAGAGGTATTGCATTCATAAGCCACATGATTGTAGTTTAAAATGAGCTTTTTATGATGGAAATGTGTTTCAAAGGAATTCATAAAGCTGAAGGAGACGGAGAAGGAACTGAAGCagttgaaagaaagaaagtcaaggtAATGTACTAACTTTCGAAATTCTTCCTTCTCTTTGCATTTCAGGGAGACATCATCTAACACATGGTTGACATTTAGCGTTTTCAATTTACACCTTCATTAAGATTTCAATTGATACGTCAGGCTCCAGTCCTAAAAATTACTATTCAATTACTTAAAGCTTATTCAgtgtatttaaatgtcattttttttccagTTAATATAAAATTTCCTGAGATTCATAAAAGAGATAGAAAGTAGGGGTGGGTGATCTGACCATTTTAAATCGCCATCGATCTTGAAGGGGTCCgcaattcacttttcaaggatcATAATCTTGTCTGTCGTCTAAAACAAGAGGTGTGTTCGACATCATGCAGCGCTGCACAGACACATTGGCGTATGACATTGAAGCACTGTGAGAGCAGAGAGCTCTGTATGCTTTCGGATCACCCTCGCTGTGCGGCAAAGTCTCACACGTGAGTTACAGTTTTGCTAGTGCGTTAGACAGAGCGGCTTGTTTGCGTGAAGTGTGTTTGTccttgtgcttgtttgtgtgtgacattCATCGAGGGGGCACCGCTAATTTACTTAGtttaagaatgttttgcaaTTGAAACTTGTTTCCTTACTCcatatatagcctatataaaGAGCACTATGATTTCTGTGATGCAGATGCGGAATTCTGCAATTTAAATCCGTCATCTACTGGTTCTACGTGAATGAGTAAATGTGTTGCACAGTTTAAGATGCTACACATGTGACGTTCATGGAGTTGTATGTTTCTCTCtgtatgaggacatgaacacatgaacatcGGTCCAGAGTTGCCCTGAGAGTATTATTTAGTTCATTTAACTGTTTTCACTGCTTGAAAAATTATCATCACTGAACCGCACACACTGAAACTCTAACTGTGTGTTCATACCAAACGCAACTTGCTCGAATAAATTGCGCTATTCGCGCGcagttggacgcttgaacattttgagtttactcccttcattcgcgcgtcaaattcacttcactacagacgcgaATTCTTCCAGCAGGCTCCagtatactatatatattatgttatatgttatagctcaaattgtgtaaagatcgtttttgacaacttAACAGATTGTTTGACCTCCTCTTTCTTCCAAGCtagatcttttttatttctgtttcgttaaaagtaagatgtatcgtacagctcctgggatccacatacagcaacgatgatttgtccttcattgttgtttgggatttctgCCTCTTCTCACAATGTCATaatcacgtcactactagagcaagctcctgattggtttaCGCGTCGCAAATTTttgccaaagttcagatttttcaactctcCTGAATCACGTGTTATGCTCGTCAAATGGCAGAAACGCTCAATTCGCGCGAATCGTGTCTTTCGCGCCGCAGTATgtcctatcgcgtctttgcattgacttaacatgtaaatcactctcGTGTAAAACTTCATTCCCGCTTTTTATGAACACACAGTAAGTGTCTATTGTGGGAGCGTCTTCACAACAACTTCGTCAAAATGGAACACGGGTTAACCTAAACGCTCAAATGAAAAAGTGCTGTAGTGTTCTAATTGTGGTATTCCTGTTGTAATCTGATCAACtgtagtatattttaatattaactatagtaaggttcaaaaacactataatatCTAGGaaatttactgcagtttactataggCTTCATAAATACTTAGTATTGGCTACTACAGTActttttatgtggacaaatatattacaGTGATGTGATTTTTACGTATAAATACGGATTTCAGTATTTTCATACCTTGTGGGACGACCCGCGTAAATTGTGCAAATCCGACCTATTTTTTCAAAGGGGGATTGGGTGGTATTGTGATCTGTGAAGAATTATCATTCAACCGGTAAACTTGTCCTTGATGCCTTTTACATCTCGCACGTTTGTTGAGACGTGCAGAGCGACTgtgctcatttgaattctgagTCGTCTGCTATTCATTACAGCAACATTTATGGCTGAAATAGCCATATGaccataaaaaaattgaatggcTAATAAACCAATAGTAATTCAaccattatttttataacaagtCATGTTGCAATAAAGGGtctaatatatattaaaatgtaaatgtacaaaatctGCTAAATTTTGCTTTTTCAAAATTCAGATTTTCATGCTTATGACACCACGGAACAAGTTAGTGGCACAATCTTGTGGTTGTTTGTGGAGCTTTCATGAGctcacagttttttattttaatgtgaatgaattattgctcatataaataaaattaaaagtaatattaagtactgaagatatttatttttttattatatgtaacATCAGCATAAGACTGCTATGCATATTTCATCCTGTTTGTTTAAACCTTATTTATGGGactattaaacatttaactgaTCGAACCAATATTGATAATCAGTACCACGTAATTATAATGGTTTGTATATTGTGTggcaaaatatgaaatgt is a window encoding:
- the rbm44 gene encoding RNA-binding protein 44 isoform X5, whose protein sequence is MPVLTRFRNDPPYAEDERKLKVKSSLFNLVRVYHSLELTDPKLLGWYLSLPVDDRTLVQQEGGLLQFIQRHPNLEVARKWVYVKQKFRGNYSPHPTTMSSNHKSWYPTLSDVSQCQNCGYSFQCGTKKCYRCGVHVQISAQEDSILENENDLELLPSNVREELNIITSKNETSQQSYGSFSNGSCNAQAQCLSELWEEVEKREDIKHFHDLTSQANHSLDMELDMQCHAQRVNNFQNDQDRLDEESEAGENFCDADQETKPEYYSFSSTSLNHTEWSDGSQHMESGFNDSIMATKGSTELSDVHSETTMASAVDSFSRLGQSFELANEPGDHVEYLLNKEPPRSFVNQIVDACGDFRACFTSTRATEVCQNLQTKACQSVATDTDSLPVSSKKDTHVATSTSDKSIVTEVYMADLEFLTEEFIKLKETEKELKQLKERKSRPSPGGDLCRNVGGCDCAQRVKRAELRLLGLQYIMCQQHCWRRYFTSPLGESAPQGTDPLPDIIAETLKALEKDYHDMMRQLLAGTPLDDLKPLSVESQKMITTGTNYSPTSVLEAHLGSFDCLESTVANNHALDGKDKRTRAPLCQNTEDIQDEPNVDSSNRVETAVPSNKHHGNYSAIKDLNGSEAWFDAEEELQDGNMEKQEGRENMIQKMEQKGTDLENSHHSSLLCVTCLPRNVTEQEMLILFEKYHATGVSISTFSNNIRAAIVDLNSANDAKAAVKDLNGCTLQGHTLCVQQLCGPTSAHPKLNDQPHDTVETIKTEANRQRTKGASARGPRCSVDRLTKVCDSPTASGTCVPQRYADTGSFNTIILRLLERHPDVDRQKIVDAMLKLRDMNQGILRGFTLNAIVDMTSKLITQDISS